The following coding sequences lie in one Desulfitibacter sp. BRH_c19 genomic window:
- a CDS encoding butyrate kinase (catalyzes the phosphorylation of 2-butanoate to butanoyl phosphate), with translation MSIDKIFVINPGSTSTKIALYREALCLWTKTINHSTKDLKQFHRIIDQFGFRKKAIESTVISDGYALEDFKAIVARGGLLKPISGGTYLVNEKMLLDLKGCTYGEHASNLGALIADEIAKPLGINAYIVDPVVVDELEPLARLSGTPEVPRRSIFHALNQKAMARRYCSDTNTNYESVNLLIVHLGGGISVGAHKKGRVVDVTNALDGEGPFSPERVGGVPVIELLKYLVAESSDFKSMRKRLIGQGGLAAYLQTNDARKVEVMIEKKNEKAKLVYEAMAYQIAKEIGAYATVLSGDVDAIILTGGLAHSRRLTSWIKERVEFLAPVSIYPGEDEMLALAEGALRVVDGVEKHLVY, from the coding sequence TTGAGCATAGATAAAATTTTTGTAATAAATCCAGGGTCAACTTCCACAAAGATAGCACTGTATCGAGAAGCATTGTGTTTATGGACGAAGACTATTAACCATTCAACTAAAGATTTGAAGCAGTTTCATAGAATTATAGATCAATTTGGATTTCGAAAAAAGGCAATTGAAAGTACCGTGATTAGCGACGGGTATGCCTTAGAAGATTTCAAAGCCATTGTTGCCAGAGGTGGTTTGCTAAAGCCAATTTCTGGAGGAACATATCTTGTAAATGAGAAGATGCTTCTTGATTTAAAGGGGTGCACCTATGGAGAACATGCATCCAACCTTGGAGCCCTTATTGCAGATGAGATTGCAAAGCCTTTGGGTATCAATGCATATATTGTAGATCCCGTTGTAGTTGATGAATTGGAACCATTAGCTAGACTCTCTGGTACACCTGAAGTTCCAAGGCGCAGTATTTTTCATGCTTTAAACCAAAAAGCTATGGCAAGAAGATACTGTAGTGATACTAATACAAATTATGAAAGTGTTAATTTGCTGATTGTACACCTTGGTGGCGGAATCAGTGTAGGCGCTCACAAGAAAGGCCGAGTGGTTGATGTGACCAATGCATTAGATGGAGAAGGTCCATTTTCACCAGAAAGGGTTGGTGGTGTACCAGTAATAGAATTGCTAAAATACCTTGTAGCTGAAAGTAGTGACTTTAAAAGCATGCGCAAAAGGCTAATAGGGCAGGGCGGCTTAGCTGCTTATTTGCAAACAAATGATGCACGAAAAGTGGAAGTCATGATAGAAAAGAAAAACGAAAAGGCAAAACTTGTCTATGAAGCAATGGCCTATCAAATAGCAAAAGAAATAGGTGCATATGCTACAGTTTTATCAGGTGATGTTGATGCAATCATTCTTACAGGAGGCTTAGCCCATAGTAGAAGATTAACCTCCTGGATAAAGGAAAGGGTGGAATTCTTAGCACCTGTGAGTATATATCCTGGAGAAGATGAAATGTTAGCTCTAGCAGAAGGGGCTTTGAGAGTTGTTGATGGGGTGGAAAAACATTTGGTGTATTGA
- a CDS encoding AAA family ATPase, protein MLGQQESIKNILNYTLDAIIVINREGLITLFNKEAQRLTRTLIKDALGRHITDIIPNTRLLEVLENGVPDFNQQLELKEVTIITNRVPVTDEDGSIIGAAAIFRDIAEKIAMTEEISNLRDVQTLLEAIINSTQDAISVVNEKGIHILINPAYTRIIGMKKEELLSKPADVDIVEGESMHFKVLRTKEPVRGIRMKVGPQKKDVVVNVAPMVVNDILKGSVAVIHDISEIRKLTDELELAKRLIRHLEAKHAFEDIIGKSEQIAGAIEQAKRAAETPATVLLRGESGTGKELFAHAIHNASTRCEGQFIRINCAALTDSLLESELFGYVEGAFTGAKKGGHKGLFEEASGGTIFLDEIGEISASLQSKLLRVLQEKEITRVGASKPIKVDVRVIAATNANLEELIQKGVFREDLYYRINVLPIIIPPLRHRKEDIPLLVYHLLPKYNQEYGRNVEEISQEALDVLQSNDWPGNIRELENILGRGIINMKYKETVLDVYHLPLRGTEESSPSVLKNHGESRLGYSGEKYEELHKQWERDLLERVLKETHGNRNNAAKMLGISIRNLYYKIEKHGINHLNLQ, encoded by the coding sequence ATGTTAGGTCAACAGGAGAGTATAAAGAACATCTTAAACTATACCCTTGATGCAATTATTGTTATAAATAGAGAGGGTTTAATCACACTATTTAACAAAGAGGCTCAAAGGTTAACAAGAACTCTTATTAAAGATGCCCTTGGTAGACATATAACTGATATTATCCCCAATACACGTCTTCTTGAGGTACTAGAAAATGGGGTGCCTGATTTTAATCAACAATTAGAATTAAAGGAAGTTACCATCATTACGAATAGAGTCCCTGTTACCGATGAGGATGGTAGTATAATAGGAGCTGCAGCTATTTTCAGGGATATTGCTGAAAAGATAGCAATGACAGAAGAGATAAGCAATCTACGTGATGTCCAAACCTTATTGGAAGCTATTATTAATTCAACCCAGGATGCGATATCTGTAGTTAATGAAAAAGGCATCCATATTTTAATCAACCCTGCTTATACAAGGATTATTGGAATGAAAAAGGAAGAGCTTCTTAGTAAACCGGCTGATGTAGATATAGTTGAGGGCGAGAGTATGCATTTTAAAGTCCTAAGGACAAAAGAGCCTGTTCGCGGTATTAGAATGAAGGTTGGTCCTCAGAAAAAGGATGTGGTTGTTAACGTTGCACCAATGGTAGTAAATGACATATTAAAAGGAAGCGTAGCAGTAATTCATGATATTTCTGAGATTAGAAAGCTAACAGATGAATTAGAATTAGCAAAAAGATTAATAAGACATCTAGAAGCAAAACATGCTTTTGAGGATATTATAGGAAAGAGCGAGCAGATAGCTGGAGCTATTGAACAGGCCAAACGAGCAGCTGAGACGCCTGCTACTGTTTTGCTGCGTGGTGAAAGTGGCACAGGCAAAGAATTGTTTGCCCACGCTATTCATAATGCGAGCACTAGATGTGAAGGGCAGTTTATAAGGATAAACTGTGCAGCTTTAACAGATTCTCTTTTAGAAAGCGAGTTATTTGGTTATGTAGAAGGTGCTTTTACTGGAGCAAAAAAAGGGGGGCACAAGGGGCTTTTTGAAGAAGCTTCTGGTGGGACTATATTTTTAGATGAAATAGGAGAGATAAGTGCATCTCTACAGTCAAAGCTTTTACGTGTTTTACAAGAAAAGGAAATAACACGCGTAGGTGCCTCAAAACCTATAAAGGTAGATGTGCGAGTCATTGCTGCTACAAATGCAAACCTAGAAGAATTAATTCAAAAGGGCGTATTTAGAGAAGATTTATACTACCGTATAAATGTTTTGCCTATTATCATACCTCCTCTTAGACATCGTAAAGAAGATATACCCCTATTGGTTTATCATTTGCTTCCTAAATATAACCAAGAGTATGGTCGCAACGTTGAGGAGATATCCCAGGAAGCATTAGATGTACTGCAAAGCAATGATTGGCCAGGTAATATCAGGGAGTTAGAAAATATACTCGGTCGTGGTATTATTAATATGAAATATAAAGAAACCGTTTTAGATGTTTATCACCTTCCGTTAAGGGGTACAGAAGAAAGCTCTCCTAGTGTTTTAAAAAATCATGGAGAGAGCCGTTTGGGGTACTCAGGAGAAAAATATGAAGAGCTTCATAAGCAGTGGGAGAGAGACTTGCTGGAAAGGGTTTTAAAGGAAACACACGGTAATAGAAATAATGCTGCCAAGATGCTTGGAATATCCATCCGTAATCTATATTATAAGATAGAAAAACATGGCATAAACCATCTCAATCTGCAATAA
- a CDS encoding mandelate racemase: MKITDVEILVLRLPNLEIKGDGSQDAVIVRIHTDEGIIGVGEADSSPYIVNAIINTPSSHSASRGIKEVLIGEDPLEIELLWEKLYKETIYYGRRGVGIHALSAIDIALWDIAGKYYGVPICKLLGGCYRNKVKAYSSVLMPEDEYEVEKKAAYFAEQGYLGLKFGWGALGKDDKLDIKLVKAVRRAIGDTLSLQIDIGMEWKTAAHAIEMCRRMEEFNLFWIEEPLSPDDIEGYRKLKEKVYQNIAAGEELTTRFEFWNLMDQGKVDIIQPDISRCGGITEAKRIAQLAEFKSTMLVPHGFSTGILVAASLHFLAAQPNGELMEFCRSGSPLNSDLLVEPIKFEDGHLSIPTGSGLGIELNEEVLNKYLYKKIRY; this comes from the coding sequence ATGAAAATTACAGATGTTGAGATATTGGTTTTAAGATTGCCTAATCTAGAGATTAAGGGGGACGGTAGTCAAGATGCTGTTATTGTTAGGATACATACAGATGAGGGGATTATTGGGGTAGGAGAAGCTGATTCATCCCCATATATAGTAAATGCAATTATTAATACACCTTCATCACATAGCGCAAGCCGTGGTATTAAAGAGGTTCTAATAGGAGAAGACCCATTAGAAATCGAGCTGTTGTGGGAAAAGTTATATAAAGAAACAATATATTATGGTCGAAGAGGTGTTGGAATACATGCTCTTAGTGCAATAGATATAGCATTATGGGATATTGCTGGAAAATACTACGGGGTACCTATATGTAAACTTCTAGGGGGTTGTTATCGAAATAAAGTTAAAGCTTATTCTAGTGTTCTTATGCCAGAAGATGAATATGAAGTAGAAAAAAAGGCAGCGTATTTTGCTGAACAAGGATACTTAGGTTTAAAGTTTGGCTGGGGTGCCCTAGGAAAAGATGATAAGCTAGACATAAAACTGGTTAAAGCTGTACGTAGAGCCATAGGAGATACCCTTAGTCTTCAAATTGATATTGGTATGGAATGGAAGACAGCAGCCCATGCTATTGAAATGTGTAGACGCATGGAGGAGTTTAATTTATTTTGGATTGAGGAACCTTTATCTCCGGATGATATTGAAGGCTATAGGAAATTGAAGGAGAAAGTATACCAAAATATAGCTGCAGGTGAAGAGTTAACAACTAGATTCGAGTTTTGGAACTTAATGGATCAAGGTAAAGTGGACATTATTCAGCCAGATATAAGTCGTTGTGGTGGGATTACGGAAGCAAAACGTATCGCCCAATTAGCAGAATTTAAAAGTACAATGCTGGTGCCACATGGGTTTAGTACTGGAATCTTGGTAGCTGCTTCTTTACACTTTCTAGCAGCACAACCAAATGGAGAACTTATGGAATTTTGTCGTAGTGGAAGTCCTTTAAATTCGGATTTACTTGTTGAACCTATTAAGTTTGAAGATGGGCACCTAAGTATACCAACTGGATCTGGGTTAGGGATAGAGTTAAATGAGGAAGTGTTGAATAAATATTTATATAAAAAAATTAGATATTAA
- a CDS encoding C4-dicarboxylate ABC transporter permease, whose amino-acid sequence MSVPIVLFSSFIFCLLIGVPISISIGISSLLAVIVAGGATTMVAQVAFTGNDGFAFLAVPMFILAGLIMERGGLSERIIKIASSIIGPMTGGLAIVTVFGSMFFGAMSGSGPATVAAMGGIMIPAMVRGGYNKPFAGAITACSGGLGVLIPPSIPLIIYGITVGTSITDLFLASIVPGIMVGVAMMIVSYYISRKNGWRGGGDEVGLRVFIKAAWYGKWAILAPIIILGGIYGGIFTPTEAGVVAVVYSIVVGVFIHKEMNLKVIPDIIINAAVMSSVVMIILGLSTAFGRIMTLYRIPHMMSEFILNYSANPNVILILISLLLLLLGTFMETGPIIIIFAPLLIPLTTSVGISPIFLGVLMCLTTQIGFMTPPLGCNLFVAQKIAGLGLGEIFKPTIPLLLAQLVVLLIIIIFPDLVFVFIK is encoded by the coding sequence ATGTCTGTTCCAATAGTGCTATTTTCAAGTTTTATTTTTTGCCTTTTAATCGGGGTCCCAATATCTATTTCAATAGGTATTTCTTCATTATTAGCTGTAATAGTCGCAGGTGGAGCTACTACAATGGTAGCGCAAGTGGCATTTACAGGAAATGATGGATTCGCCTTTTTGGCCGTACCAATGTTTATTTTAGCAGGGCTTATTATGGAACGAGGAGGGTTATCAGAAAGAATTATAAAAATTGCCTCATCAATAATAGGTCCTATGACTGGTGGATTAGCGATTGTCACAGTATTTGGTAGTATGTTTTTCGGTGCTATGAGTGGTTCAGGTCCTGCTACAGTAGCTGCTATGGGAGGAATAATGATACCTGCAATGGTCAGAGGAGGTTACAACAAGCCCTTTGCTGGAGCTATTACAGCTTGTTCTGGAGGATTGGGTGTTTTAATTCCTCCATCTATCCCATTAATAATATATGGAATAACAGTAGGAACTTCAATTACTGATTTGTTTTTAGCTAGCATTGTTCCAGGAATAATGGTAGGTGTGGCCATGATGATTGTTTCATACTATATTTCTAGAAAAAATGGATGGCGAGGAGGCGGTGATGAAGTAGGTCTTAGGGTATTTATTAAAGCTGCATGGTATGGTAAATGGGCAATTTTAGCCCCTATTATTATATTAGGTGGAATTTATGGAGGTATTTTTACCCCAACAGAAGCTGGGGTAGTGGCTGTAGTCTATAGTATTGTAGTAGGTGTTTTTATCCATAAAGAAATGAATTTAAAAGTTATTCCTGACATAATCATTAATGCAGCAGTAATGTCATCAGTAGTAATGATTATATTAGGATTATCAACAGCTTTTGGAAGAATTATGACCTTATATAGAATACCTCACATGATGTCAGAATTTATTCTGAATTATTCAGCTAACCCTAATGTTATCTTGATTTTAATTTCTTTACTACTATTACTTTTAGGGACATTTATGGAAACTGGTCCCATTATCATTATATTTGCTCCTCTACTAATACCATTGACTACAAGTGTAGGGATAAGTCCAATTTTTCTAGGTGTACTGATGTGCTTGACAACTCAAATAGGTTTCATGACCCCACCGCTAGGTTGCAATTTATTTGTGGCACAAAAAATTGCAGGATTAGGGCTGGGTGAGATTTTCAAACCAACTATTCCTCTCTTACTTGCTCAATTAGTTGTTTTACTAATAATCATAATTTTTCCAGATCTTGTCTTTGTTTTTATCAAATAA
- a CDS encoding transposase, translating into MQDLQNKTIKELARNCRTVEDVQEMLKGLFKDTLQEIFEAEMDEHLGYPKHSAEGNNSGNSRNGASKKTIKTRFGNTEIEIPRDRNASFEPQIVKQYETTSNQLEDQIIAMYAKGMSTRDIEDSMKDIYGIEVSPSTVSRVTDKILPLVSEWQSRPLDRVYPVVFLDAIHFKVRKENRIINKAAYSVLGINLAGIKDILGIWIGENESASFWLGVCNDIKNRGVEDILIACKDGLSGFSEAINTVFPRTEIQLCVIHQIRSSLRYVPHKEQKELMFDLKKVYQALTIEEAELAFEMFKEKWGKKYPVIIRSWESNWVELTNYFKYPYDLRKAIYTTNIIEGYHRQLRKITKTKTIFPTDEALIKMIYLGTMDASKKWTAPIRQWKTAISQFAIYFEDRLKPELAI; encoded by the coding sequence ATGCAAGACTTACAAAACAAGACAATAAAAGAATTAGCAAGAAACTGTCGTACTGTAGAAGATGTACAGGAAATGTTAAAAGGTCTTTTCAAAGACACATTACAGGAAATATTTGAGGCAGAAATGGATGAGCATTTAGGCTATCCAAAGCATAGTGCCGAAGGTAATAACTCTGGTAATAGTCGTAATGGTGCTTCTAAAAAGACAATTAAAACTAGATTTGGCAATACAGAAATAGAAATACCAAGAGACAGAAATGCCTCTTTTGAACCGCAGATAGTTAAACAGTATGAAACAACCTCAAACCAGTTAGAAGATCAGATTATAGCCATGTATGCTAAGGGTATGTCTACTCGTGATATAGAAGATAGCATGAAAGACATTTATGGCATTGAAGTATCCCCATCTACAGTAAGCAGAGTAACTGACAAAATATTACCCCTGGTATCTGAATGGCAATCACGCCCATTAGATCGGGTATATCCTGTAGTGTTCCTTGATGCAATTCACTTTAAGGTACGCAAGGAAAACAGAATAATTAATAAGGCTGCATATAGTGTACTTGGCATTAACTTGGCAGGAATAAAGGATATACTGGGCATTTGGATTGGTGAAAATGAAAGTGCAAGCTTTTGGTTAGGTGTATGTAATGACATAAAAAATAGAGGTGTAGAAGACATCTTAATAGCCTGTAAAGATGGACTCTCAGGCTTTTCAGAAGCCATTAATACTGTTTTTCCAAGGACAGAAATTCAGTTGTGTGTTATTCATCAAATAAGAAGCTCCTTGAGATATGTACCACATAAAGAACAAAAAGAGTTAATGTTTGATTTGAAGAAAGTTTATCAAGCTCTTACCATTGAAGAAGCTGAGCTTGCATTTGAGATGTTTAAAGAAAAATGGGGTAAGAAGTATCCCGTCATAATTAGATCTTGGGAGAGTAACTGGGTAGAATTAACCAATTACTTTAAATACCCATATGACCTTAGAAAAGCCATTTATACTACCAACATCATCGAGGGGTATCATAGACAACTAAGGAAAATAACTAAGACTAAAACTATATTCCCGACTGACGAGGCTTTAATAAAAATGATATACCTAGGAACCATGGATGCTTCTAAGAAATGGACTGCACCCATTAGGCAATGGAAAACAGCAATATCCCAGTTTGCTATTTATTTTGAGGATAGATTAAAGCCTGAGCTGGCAATATAG